The sequence TAATACAAAGTGTGTTTGCCAACCACAATGGAACAATACTAGAAATCAAgatcagaaaataatttgggaagttaagaaatatatgaattaaaaaacaaataaccaatggatcaaagaagggttaaaaagggaaaattagaaaatactttgagatcaatcaaaaatgaaaacataaccaAACCTATCTATTATACCTAGATAGCAATGATTAAGGGAAATGTATAACCACAGATGCCTATgtgaaaaaacaggaaatatttcaaatgaataacgCATCTTCCACCTTACAGGATTAGAAATAGAAGAACACACTGAACCCAAAGcaagcaggaagaaaataataaacaaatagacaaaataacaataaaaaataatacagaaaatgaaataaaaagttgattcttttaagaagtaaacaaagtttataaagaaaaagataataaccTTTGTCTATGAATATACTCATGAGAATTAAAAACGTAAATTCACCccaaaacttgtacacaaatgtcaCAGCAGTATAGTCACAATAGCTATGAAGTGCAAACAACTCAACTGTCCAACATGGTAGATAAACAGAATATAGTATGTCCCTGCAAATGAATATCCAGacataaaacagaattaaatactgatacatgctgcaacatggaggaatctttaaaacattaggataggtgaaagaagccagatacaaaagatcACATACGGTACatagtatttatataaaatatccagaacagaCAAATCCTTAGAGACAAAAATTAGACTAAGGTCGCCAGGTGCTTAGGGTGAGGGTGGGATGGAAGAGAGAATGGATGTATAAGGTTTCTTTTTTGAAGTGAcaaaaaatattctggaactgGATAATGATGATGTGGTACAATCTTGTGAATATGCTAAACaacactgaattttacacttgaaaatggttacttttgtggcatgtgaattatatctcaattttaaaaactagacatCTATGTAATTTTCATAGCTGCGTTATTCAGTATAACGCCAACATGAgagcaacctaaatgttcattcATGGTAGAAGGATAATTTGTAGTATAGTCACACGAAAGAGTGACATATGAAAATAGCAATGAACACATCATGACTGCACTAAGTAGTATGTATGAATCTCACTGAAATATCTTGATTGAAAGTGACACAAGAGGGTGCATGCTTTTGAAATCAGTTGAGTATAGTTCAAGGTATCTAAAATTACTCTTTAGAGCTTACAGTTGAATAAATGTGATAGGGAAGTGGGAGGAGGTAAGAGGAGTATAGGTAATGTTTCTTGGCGTTAGTGGTAGTTacataaatgtacatatttacattatttatcaAGTTGTAtgcttaaaatttgttttttatttgttatatcttaatacatattttaaattaaaaaaacacactaaataaatacataaacaccTTTCATTGATATGTGCAGTTTCCCCAAAATGTTTTGCCCATATTTCTTAGGTCTATGTTGTGGCTATGTGTGCCCTCCCCAAGCTGACacctaataataatttaatgcGATTCAATGTTTTGCTACTGACTGTTCTTTCTCTACCCCAtacttcatctttttaaagacttagggcttactttattttttctcttacaatGGCTGCCCAGTTTCCTTCATGTGTTCCTGTTAGAATAAGATCAGATCCcctacaaagaaatatatccacaCTACATCCTAAAACATGAGAAAGCATAGGTAGGGAGAAGAATGAATtgttatacaaaataataataataaaatattaaacaataacaTTCTAAATATTTGAAGGTAAGCCTCTTTGCCTTGCAAAAAACTtgccccccccaccctccttacaaCACTATGCCATGTGGTCTAATTAAGAAAGTATTGCCTCTGTAGAGTACAATCGTCCTTACCACTTgtgtgggaaaataaaataaaataaataaaaaagaaaaggaaaaaacaatactTCCATTTTGGAAAGAAGATCTATTACTTATTTTGATATGGTAACGTAtcctctatcattttttttttcataaaccaGTTGGACCATTTATTTCACCCCTTGTAACAAGCACCATTCTACctgataaaatattaaagcttTGGGTGAGACAGGGATTAGTTTGACACTTTAAAGGACTTGTAATAAGAACAGTTTATTTTCAGCATGTTGAGCAAGGGAAATAGTAGGAAAGAAAAGACTTAAAAGATACACAGGGACCAAATACAAAGTTTCCTAACCATGGTAAATATTATATGTGCCTACCTGCCTTAAAAAGTAAACGGAGGCCATGAGAGGTTTTTAAACTAATGGCATGGTCAAATTTGTATTTGACAATatattttggttaaaataaaaataagattaccATACCTCAGTACCAACTGCTTTTTACCAATTGTAATCTATACAATATAAATGTCACTtgtataaatattacatataaaatatgagtGAATAGAGTAGTGAATTATACTAGATTATCATTTCATTGATTCAGTAATATAATGATGTGTCAAAACAGTCTAGTTATAATTCTGAGATCTGGCTTGCATTCAAATTGAGGCACTTCTTTAATTAACAAAAGGTTGTTGGAATGACAATTATAAAGGCTCAGTTGAACTTCAAGAAACTAGGATTGGCAATAAGTCAAAACTGTGGGACATTGGTATGCCACTGGCACATGTAcaaagataaaatggaatgtAAATCAAAACTGTGATTCACTACAGACTGTCAGCTATGGTTTCCTGCGATAAACAAATCCTACTGTAAATACCAATTTAAAACACACTCACAACACAATGAATCATGACCAATAGTCACtctatgcaaataaataaataaataaataaataaataaataaataaataaataaataaataacatccaCCATTTCAATAACATCCTTTGGAACTCATAATGAGCAGTTAGTACTTGGCAGAACTTCAAACTGGGGATATTTATAATATCTAAGGTGATATAAACATAAAAGGATTAACAAAATCTGATGCAATATCATTGTACAAACTGCCCGTGTCTCTCAAAAGCGAAGTATTTTCTCTACTGTGGCAAAAATGCCACTAAGaggatcatttttcttctcttaagtCAGGTGTTTCATTTCACTCGGGAACTTCAATACAGTTAAGAGCATTCTGTGAACTCACAGATAAGACATGACCATGAGACAAAACCAACACATAGCTATAAATATTTCCTCTCAGCAAATCTGCAATCTGACCTCAACAAATTCAAATCCAAGTGTATTTGTAACTCACAATTTcataatctgcattttttaatatatgtgttgCATGGTTAAATGTGTGAGGGTTATACCACATTTGTGTAATACAgacaaaatatattgaaaagcTTTAAGtccaattttgttcatttttatgactTAAATGTACTTACTAAAGGATCTAGTAATAAATCCTTTAGTAAAGAAAATGAGCACTGCTTAATTTATCTTcgtgttatttttatatattggggCCATTTTGTAGGCATGTAactttttaggtttttttctcaACATTTATGCATTGCCTTGTAAGTAGgaactattcttttaaaattctttatatagaacACCACAACAGTCGGTGACATACACAGTGCATTAATAGTCCCTTTCCTCTGGTGGTACAATTATAAAACATAAGCACGAAAACATATTTGCCTTAGAATACTCTAAATTAAAACTCAAGAAACCAATACTTTACTAAATGTGGTTTATTTTGAAACAGTCTTGACCATTTGTAATCTGTCGATAATTATTTTTGGTGGAAACCCATTTGAGTGACTAAATTGAATCTAACTATTTCGTTGTAATTTTCAGTATGTGCCTAATTTAGATCTAAAAGGATATAACATGAAAAATCATGAGCCCCATTACCAAACAAAACTGAATTCAATTTTATACAGAATATATGGCATATTTATTCCCTAGGATTGTGCAATTTGAGATAGAGAAAAATCACCACTTTGACTCTAGTGTTGAAAACTGTCTGTAGggtgaaaatgtgattttaaatctatttgttagcaaaaattaaaacattaaataccCAAATTCCAAATTagatacaaataatgaaaaatatccagAGTTTAGTGAATGCATACccttaaattcatttatattcttgTTTCTTCCTACCACAAGCCCATTCTGCATAGAATTTGGAAAGTGACTCCTTCCTCAATTTTAGTGACAAACCTTGTTGAATCTATATACTGATAATGGATGATGAGAACTCCAGGGGAAGGCTGTAAAAACATGTCTAGGAAAGACATTGCCTGAATGTGGTTGTAACTGTGTGACGCCACACATTCCTGttaaaatcttgtcatttgcctGATGACGAAGCTAAGATACAGAGGCGAAGAGCAAGAGACTTCAGGAGAACTGGAGCAGACGTCCTGAGATACCCTGCCTGAAGATACCTTCAGTCTGAATTATTTGTTAGGGGAAGAAATGTCCTTTTCTAGTGTGACTTGGGAATTTCTGTTACTTGAAGCCAAAGATATTCTGAGGGTATTTAATTTCTTCCacttttaaaaggtaaatgaaaaactatttatatatatacatatacatatgtatatatatacacatacatatatatgtatgtatatatatatagttgaatatatatatatgaaaaacaatatatataatatatattcatacacatatatgaaaaactatatatatatatcttttctatCTACTGTCTTTATCtacttaaaaattacattatgaGGAATATTTTCCTAATGTAATACAAGTAAGCTAATTCCAAATCCTCAACATGTTTGCTGAATTTTACTTCAACAATTAAATTCAGAACTGTCTTTAAAATAGTCAATTATTCTTCACGAAAAACTGTTTGTATTAGCAGTTCTTCTAGATCATGGTGCCACAATTTTGagcaacttaaaaaacaaatgctaattcATAGAAGAGTTGgtcttttaaaacatgaaatatgtgTATCTTCATTCTAAAATgcaagttgttttcagtttactGCCAAAGAgaagtgatctttaaaaaattagaagaacttaaaaattaaatagaaataattttcagacATGGCTTCACTATTCAAAGATtactttatttgatattttcaatatggatttataaaaatatcaagaacACAAAATACCAACACTAAaccactttaaataaaaagtatatttttaccaactatatatttaaaatttaaaataaaatgtaaaaaggcACATTTATTGAATTGGCGGTACATGAAAGCAGGCATCTACACAACAAACCTGGCAACGTGtttggggagaaggagaggagagaagcatGAACTCAAGGCATCTCTAAGTAAATTAGCAGTTACCGGAAGATAAGTAACTGCTTATATTCCTTGTATAACTGCTTATACAGAATATAAGTAACTGTATCAAAAAAGCGAAGATTCTTCTCATTTAATCAAGGCACTTAGacataaaagatgaaattttcTTGAAACAATGAACCTCTAACATCAACTAGGATGACGATATTACCACACATACAGAATTTAGAACGAGcaaaatttaaatacatgaatCAAGAAAATCCACAgtatcatatatattttgtaaactgACTTTGTCATTtatggtaaatattaaaaataagcaatttctACTAAAATGATAGATTATTGTGCCATGAAGCTAGAGCTACAATTCATCTAGACTTCTAATAGTATGCTTTATTAATTCTTTGTGCACATAAACGAGAACACAATTCCCTGATACTATTTTGATAACCCATTTACAAGCATTATGAAATATGGTTAAAATACTTGAACATTTTGATAGACTGGGTAATCCAGAAAGAGATATCAAAGTTTGACACACCTACTACACTTCCCAGTCCTATTACCTGGCACCCCTCCTTAAAAACTCTCTGCTTTTGAAGTAAATACTTCTGAACACAGTGATTCAGAGAGCTGATGAATTAGCGCTGGCATATGAGGTTCACATATATTCTTATAATCGAACAGTATTTACCAAAACACGCTATTAAAAATTGACAAGCAAGACACTTTTAAAGATTCACTATAGTCTTTGGGTAAGATACTGTACAGACCAAAATTTGtttagaaaacattgaaaatatgaaaCTCTGAAAGTAACAGAAGACGACAGAGAtgagttgtgtgtgtgggggtaaaTATATCTTACGTGTTCAAAGCGTTTTGAAATACAGCATCAACATCATCTAAGCAAAGACTGAAaactctttgtttaaaaatttaactttggaATAAACTCAAAACTATACACAATGTGAGAATATCAGGGAAAAAGTCTAAACTTTTGTTCTTAACATGTAAAGAAATCTAACAAACCCATATaaataattaacaacaaaaaaataaatcgcCCCAATTGGTAAATAGACTAAGATTGTGAAACACTGGCTGATGACTATGAGactacaaatggtcaataaatataagaaatgctGTTtaacttttgtaataaaaaagtaaaagtaaccatgaaatatacatatatatatatatttacatatcacGCTGAATCGGCCAACAACTTAAAAGATCCTTGCTCTCGGAGTGTATAGAAATGGACAATCATGCACACTTATAATAGAAGTGTAAATGTCATAAGTTTCCTGGACAGAATTTGggcaatatttatcaaaattatttttacactgTTGTCTTTTTAAACATTGACTCCAATGAATTATGCAtcttcttaagaaaataaatggattgaTATATATCAGCATACATGAGTTTGCAAGGATGTTTTCCTAGTTATTTatgacagaggaagaaaggaaaaaggagggaatGATCGAGCCACCTGTATCTTTATCAAGAGCAACTTTGTTGTATTAcgcttatataatattaaatgaaagataaaggtcattaaaattataagcaaataaTTATTTGTGGACATGGAATTTGACTATGGCATACTGtcaaattaagaaagcaatttcaAACAAGGTTTAtaatatgattctatttttgttaaattatttctgCGTATAGGTATAGAAAACAAATTGGAAAGATATGCAacaaattttaacagaaaatgtCCGCATAATAGGATTATATCctgctataattttttaaattatccatgTTTTTCATTGTCTAGAAGAtacttttaatttagaaaacgTGACTAATATATAGTTTAtacaaaaataagcagaaaaagcTTTGTCTCATTCTTTCATAGCTAAAAGACTAACTAGTATTGCCAAAAAACTAGTATTTTTTTGTACTGGTAATACATGAGGCAGAAGCTTTGACTATATGGTtacataaaataactaaaaagagGAAGGattaaaatagcaacaacaataaaactattttctagaCACCTTTGGTATGAGTGAATCACAAATgtgaaagtaattatttaaatatgaataaacaatTCTTGCCTCTATTTTCAAAGTGGATTTCAAATGGCACACGGTAGAAGTCAATATAATATAGCCCTTTTCAACAATATGAAAAGAAACTAAGTAACATAGACCAAAGGCAGGAGAGGAAATACCTGGGAATgggactaaaataaaaattatggtaaTCAACAGGCTAAGAGGCATAACTTCAATTTATCAGAAAATCACTTAGTGAGCTTCTGATCAATCAAGGCTAAAAGTGAACCTTAAGAGGTTAACACAGCTCTCATGGTCTAAGAAAAGGAGACGAgttcataaaaataaagcaagttttACTTTTCTGAACCCTGAGACAATATCACTACATGAACTGTATAAAACAGACACTCAAAACACTTAGTTGTTAAGCAGAATGTctatgttttacacacacacacacacacacacgagttttATAATATTGGTATTGGCTAAAAACTTAAGGCATAACATTAAGCTGTAAAGGTATGAAGAGAATTAAGATCAGGCCAACTTTTTGTCGCTTGAATGGACACAGGTTGATAACCTAAGGAATGTAGAAGTTACGGTTTTACTATTCAAGTCCCAATTTTGATAACTCGCAAACACCTGAATTATAGTCAACCAAtggaaagaacagcaaaatattttttaaagcaagtttgTAGGTAACATTAAAAACCTCCATCATTAATTTCAGCCATCAGAAAAACAATCATGTcaggatataaatttaaaagatgttcaactaTGTCCTAGTACTTTAAAcattaattgaaaatgaaattaaatttgtactagtgatttttaaaatgttagtttccaaaaaaaaaaaaaaaaccttagatgagaaatcagaaattttacttgtaaaaataaattactttgcaAGCCTTAggtaaaataactattttaagcatattttcaacagaagaaattaaagctagctatatttttaaaataagaaaatatgcaaTAAACTCAATTACCTCACTTCAGTTGAttcaaaatgtgtaaaaaaaatatataattatacttgTCACCATGAATAATACATCAAAACcactaaaaaaatacaatattgtaATTCAAGTTGtgcctctgtaaaatgaagcaaCCTTCTAAGATGCATTTATTTTTccgcaaaataaaaacaaatagcttTGGAGACAAAAACTTTTATCACAACATGTACTAATCTAAGCAGCCATCTGGTGGGATTTGAACTTGAcgtaggaaaactgaggcagaaatcACTATCACTCCCCCACCTGCTGAACACTCAGACTGCTGCAGTCAGTCTTTGTCTCCTAGGGCCTCTGGGCCAGGGCGATGTTGAGTGGCTTGGAGCCCAAGATGCGGCCATTCATCTCAGCCATTGCTTTAGCGGCCTCCTCTGGAGAGGAGAAGCAGATCAAGCCAAACCCTTTGCTTCGTCCTTCTTCTTGCATTACCTTAATTCTGTTAATTGATCCAAATGAAGAAAATTCCCTCCTTAGTTGTTCATCATCAATGGTTTCATCCAGGTTCTTAATATAGAGCTTCACTCCCCGGGACCGCCTGTATCTCTCCTGTTTCATCTGTTCAAACATTTGCTTTAACTCAGCCTGTCGTTCTGCTTTCTTTTGCGCACGGCCTACAAAAAGCAGCTGTCCACTTATGTCCttcccattcatttcttcaacagCCTTTTGGGCAGCCTCGTGGCTATCAAAACTCACAAAGCCAAAGCCTTTGGATTTTCCATTGGAATCTGTCATCACCTTAACGCTCAGGATTTTGCCATATTGGCTGAAAACTTCCTTCAGTCTCTCGTCATCCATGTCATCTCCAAAGTTTTTGATGTAAACATTGGTAAATTCATGGGCTTTATTTTGGAGCTCGGCCTCCCGATCTTTGCGGTTTTTGAATCTGCCAACAAACAACCTGCAGTCCTTCAGCAGGGCCCCATTCATCTCCTCAATGGCCCTGTCTGCAGCAGTCTGGTTCTGAAAGTGCACAAACGCGTAGCCTCTCGATCCTTGATCGTCACTCATCACCTTGGAGGACAGGATCTTtccaaaagcagaaaaatgttcGTAAAGCGTTTTGTTATCAATGGATTTGTCCAGATTCTTGATGAACACGTTCCCAATTCCAGATTTCCTTAAGTAGGCGTCGCGTTGAGACCACATGAGCCGGATAGATTTGTCTTTTATCATGTCAAAGTTCATTGTGTCCAGGGCCTTCTGGGCATCGGCCAGGTGCAGGAAGTTCACGTAGGCGTAGCCCAGAGAGCGACGGGTGACCAGGTCCCTGCAGATGCGGATGGACAGCACTGGTCCCACAGCGCTGAACTTCTTGAACAGCAGGTCCTCGGTGACATCAGCATGGAGGTCGCCCACATACAGGGAGGCCTGGCGGTACTTGGCTGCTACATTCATCTCCTTGTTCCTCCCACTGGGAGCCTGTCCCTAGGAGCTCTTGCAGGGACTGATGGAGGAGGGTAGCCAGACCACAGCTTGGGCTGGGCTCAAGCCTGGTGGCCTCTGGATCCCCGCTTAGAGCCTGAGAGATGGGGTGCAGGGACAGCACCCCTGGGCTCCAGCAATACCCTCATCAAAAGGGCTCCCAGCAACCAGTCCGGCCCTGCCTGGACACTGGCGACAGGGCTTTGCAATCTCAAAGACAGGCTACCTCCCAGCCTATGCCTGAGAAAGCTTCAGTGGCAGTCTGGCCCTCAATCTGCGCGTCCTCCACAGACAGTCTGGTGGCTGGTTTCCGAATAAAAATAGGCCGCACTCAGGCTGGTTTAGAGTTACAGCCGCCGGGAAGAACTCCACAAGTGGCCTCGGAGGCGGCGGCCCCGGGGCGCGGAGCGCGGGCGGCGGGCGCGGGGTCCCGGCCGGTCCAGCAGCGCCGGGCCGGGGTCCGCAGGCGCCGCAGCCAAAGCGCGGCCGCGGCGACACGGGCTGCGGGAGCCCTGCAGAGCCGCCGCCACCACGCTCCCACTGCAGCCCCGCGCGGCCCGGAACGGCggacgggggcgggggtggggaggcggacAGGCCGATGGAGAGACAGACGGACCCGGCCCGGCGGGCGCGCcgagcaggggctgggggctcaCCCGGGCTGCGGCCGGCGGGGGCGGGCGGGGAAGCCGGAACTCGCGCGCTGAACTTCCCGCGCACTCGCTGCCAAGtgggatgttttctttttgatattttttgagACTGTTTTTTTGCTTTCCCTTGCCTCTCACACATTTCCCACCCCCCTCAGACAGTTCGGCTGAGGAGCAGGAGGCGGTGACTTGGGTGGAGAAAGGCAGCCGAGGGGAGTGGCCCTAATAACCCACCCGCCTGCAGGGCTGTGCTCGGGTCCAAACGCGGATCCGAGCTTATCACCAACTCGCTTCAATGGCTTCCTTAGGCTCTGGGCTCAGTTCCAACATCCGCACCTTGTCTTACAAAATTCTGCAGGATTCCTGCCAGGTTCAGCCTCAACTGCTACTTGGTTCCCCTTACTGAACTCCACGACACACCTTTCTTTTTCAGGGCCAGCTTTACAAAAATGTGATCCTCAGAAATCCGTTTAGA comes from Rhinolophus ferrumequinum isolate MPI-CBG mRhiFer1 chromosome 18, mRhiFer1_v1.p, whole genome shotgun sequence and encodes:
- the PABPC4L gene encoding polyadenylate-binding protein 4-like; translation: MNVAAKYRQASLYVGDLHADVTEDLLFKKFSAVGPVLSIRICRDLVTRRSLGYAYVNFLHLADAQKALDTMNFDMIKDKSIRLMWSQRDAYLRKSGIGNVFIKNLDKSIDNKTLYEHFSAFGKILSSKVMSDDQGSRGYAFVHFQNQTAADRAIEEMNGALLKDCRLFVGRFKNRKDREAELQNKAHEFTNVYIKNFGDDMDDERLKEVFSQYGKILSVKVMTDSNGKSKGFGFVSFDSHEAAQKAVEEMNGKDISGQLLFVGRAQKKAERQAELKQMFEQMKQERYRRSRGVKLYIKNLDETIDDEQLRREFSSFGSINRIKVMQEEGRSKGFGLICFSSPEEAAKAMAEMNGRILGSKPLNIALAQRP